From the Burkholderia ubonensis subsp. mesacidophila genome, the window GACGCCTCGTGCGGCATCAGCAGTCCGGCGAGCCGGACGAATCACACCCGAGGGTGCCGGGGCCGTTCGCGATGAAGCGCTGCAACAGGCCCGTGAGCGTCGCGAGCTCGTCGGCCGAGAAGCCGGCGAGCTGCGCGTTCAGCGCGGTCGCGATCAGCGACGGCAGCGCGCGGGCGGCGTCGGCGCCGCGTTCGGTCAGCGTCAGCTCGATCACGCGGCGGTCCTGCTCGCTGCGCGCCCGCTCGATGAAGCCCTTGCGCTCGAGCCGGTCGAGCATCCGCGTCATCGAGCCGCTGTCGTACGCCATCTTGCGCGACAGCTCGAACGGCGTGCGCACGTACCCGCGCGACAGCAGCAGGATCACGCCGACCTGCTGCGCGGTCAGGTCGAGCGGCTCCAGCGCGCGGTCCATCCGCTCGATGAGCGCCTGACGCGCCTTCGTCAGGTAATAGCCGAGGCTCGATTCCAGCTCGATGCCGTCAGGATCGTAGAGGCCGCCGTTCATTCTCGATTGCGCGCGCAGCAATAGTGCTTTGTCGGAAAAACGCGACCAGTATCTTGAAAATTGGTTGCCCAGTCAATATTATTTCAGGCAACCAGTTACGACGTGCATGTTGCACTGCCGGAGACGATGTTCTGACCTGCCTTGCCCGCGCTGCGGGCGCCCCGAGGATGTTCGCGATGCTGTTCCTGAAAAATACCGCCGGCGCGCTGCGCCGCACCCTGACCGATACCGCTCACCATGTGTTCTCCGGGCCGCACCGCGGCTGGAAGCTCGCGCTGTACGTCGCGATGCTGGTGTTGCCGGGCGGCTCGCTCGCGGCGCTCGGGTTCGCATGGTTCGATCATCGCCGGCAGCGCAACGCGAAGGGCGCGCGCCACGGCGAACGCAAGGCGGCGGCGGCCACGGAGCCGTCGTCATGGCGCGCGGCCGCCATCGAACCCGCACGCTGCCACTGACTGACCCCGGCACCCGCCGGCGATCGGCGCGCCCCGCGTGCGCCATCCGCCGCAAGCGATCCGTAATGCCCGGTAAACCGGCCTGCCGCGCCGGTAACACATTCCCGCCGTCGCGCGCCTTACCCTAACGGCTGCGCAGCTTTCCCGCCGTCAGTTACCATTTGTCCGCCCGCGGCATACCCGCCGCATCGCGCGCCCGCGTGCCCGTGCACCGGGCCTCGCCCAGACAGGAATCACACGCATGCCGTACGTCCCATCCCCGCGCGCCCGTCGCCCGCTCGCCGCGGCCGTCGCCTTCGCGACCGCCGTGCTGCTTGCCGGCTGCGCCGTCGGGCCCGACTATCACCGCCCCGACGCGCCGATGCCCGCCGCGTTCAAGGAAGCGCCCGCCGGCTGGAAGGTCGCGCAGCCGGCCGACGGCGCCGACCGCGGCGCGTGGTGGAGTGTCTACGGCGATCCGCAACTCGACGCGCTGATCGGCAAGCTCAACGCGTCGAACCAGACCATCGCGCAATCGGCGGCCGCGTACCGGCAGGCGCGCGCGCTCGTCACCGAGGCGCGCGCCGCGTATTTCCCGACTGTCGGGCTCACCGCGTCGGGCTCGCGCGCCCGCACGCCGCGCGCGTCGGCGTCGTCGTCGAGCTTCGGCGGCGGCAGCTCCGGATCGATCAGCAACAGCTACAGCGTCGGCCTCGACGCGTCGTGGGAGCCCGACCTGTGGGGCAAGGTGAGCCGCACGGTCGGCGCGCAGCGCGCGGGCGAAGCCGCGGCCGCCGCCGATCTGGCGAACGCGCGGCTGTCGCAGCAGGCGACACTTGCGCAGACCTACTTCCAGCTGCGCACCGCCGACGCGCTGCAGATGCTGCTCGACGACACCGTCGCGTCGTACGCACGCTCGCTGCAGCTCACGGAGAACCGGTACGCGCAGGGCGTCGCCGCGCGCGCGGACGTGATCCAGGCGCAAACGCAGCTGCAGAGCGCGCAGGCGGCCGCGATCGACAACGGCGTCGCGCGCGCGCAGTTCGAGCACGCGATTGCGACGCTGATCGGCGAACCGGCGTCGACATTCTCGCTGCCGCCGCTGCCGCTCGCCGCCGAGCCGCCTGTCACGCCGGTCGGCGTGCCGTCGGCGCTGCTCGAGCGGCGGCCCGACATCGCGGCGGCCGAACGCCGCGCGGCCGCGGCCAACGAGCAGATCGGCGTCGCGATCTCGGCGTTCTTCCCGACGCTGACGCTGTCGGCGCAGGGCGGCGTGCAAAGCTCGGTGTGGTCGAACCTGTTCACGCTGCCGGCGCGCTTCTGGACGGTCGGCCCGCAGCTCGCGGCGACGCTGTTCGACGCGGGCCTGCGCGCCGCGCAGACCGAGGCCGCGCGCGCGACCTACGACCAGGACGTCGCCGCGTACCGGCTCTCGGTCCTCTCCGCGTTCCAGGACGTCGAGGACAACCTGGCGTCGCAGCGCATCCTCGCGCAGGAAATCGACGTGCAGCGGCAGGCGGTCGACAGCGCGGAACATGCGCTCGCGATCGTGACGAACCAGTACAAGGCCGGCACGGTCGGCTACCTGAACGTGCTGACCGCGCAGACGACCGCGTTCACCGCGCACCAGAAGCTCGCGACGATCGCGGGGCAGCGGATGGTGTCGTCGGTCGGCCTCGTGAAGGCGCTCGGCGGCGGCTGGGACGTGTCGCAGATCGCGCGCGAGACGGGCAGCGTGGCCGCGCCCGCGCCGGCCAGCGGCGCGGCGGCCGCACCGATCGCGCAGAAGTAACGTTGGAGGTGACGCGCGATGCGCGCGTCAGCGCGCCGCGTCGCCGTAGATCAGCGACACCGAGCCGTCGCCGACCGGATGGCCGAGCAGGTTCAGCAGGCCCGCGAGGTTCGCCAGCTGCTCGGGCGCCGCATGCGCGGTGCCGCGGAACGACCCGCTGCCCGCGCCGAATGCGCCGTGCCCGTCGAGGAACAACGGGCCTTTCGTCGTCGCGAGCTCGAGATCCGCGCCCGAACCCTTCGCCTGCAGCACCGCGCGGTACGAGCCGAGCGGCTTCACGCGCGACACACGCGAACTCATGTCGTCGATCGTCACCGTCAGCTGGCCGAACGTGTTGCTGCCGATCAGCCGCCAGTCGCTCCAGCCGAGCCGCACGTCGCCCTGCAGGTCGAGCGTGTTGAACGGCGTGCCGAGCCCCGCCAGCAGCGACGCCGGCACCGCCATCGCGCCCGCGGACAGCACCGCGCCGCGCCACGTCGCGTCGAGCGTGACCGCCTCGGGCATCGCCTCGGTCTGCCGCATCCGCATCCGCACTCGCCCGGTCAGCAGCGGCCAGAAGCGCGTGGTCCATTCGACCCGCCCCGGCAGCAGCGTCGCCGCGCTGCGGTCGGCGCCCGGCGCAAGCATCAG encodes:
- a CDS encoding MarR family winged helix-turn-helix transcriptional regulator — translated: MNGGLYDPDGIELESSLGYYLTKARQALIERMDRALEPLDLTAQQVGVILLLSRGYVRTPFELSRKMAYDSGSMTRMLDRLERKGFIERARSEQDRRVIELTLTERGADAARALPSLIATALNAQLAGFSADELATLTGLLQRFIANGPGTLGCDSSGSPDC
- a CDS encoding efflux transporter outer membrane subunit, producing the protein MPYVPSPRARRPLAAAVAFATAVLLAGCAVGPDYHRPDAPMPAAFKEAPAGWKVAQPADGADRGAWWSVYGDPQLDALIGKLNASNQTIAQSAAAYRQARALVTEARAAYFPTVGLTASGSRARTPRASASSSSFGGGSSGSISNSYSVGLDASWEPDLWGKVSRTVGAQRAGEAAAAADLANARLSQQATLAQTYFQLRTADALQMLLDDTVASYARSLQLTENRYAQGVAARADVIQAQTQLQSAQAAAIDNGVARAQFEHAIATLIGEPASTFSLPPLPLAAEPPVTPVGVPSALLERRPDIAAAERRAAAANEQIGVAISAFFPTLTLSAQGGVQSSVWSNLFTLPARFWTVGPQLAATLFDAGLRAAQTEAARATYDQDVAAYRLSVLSAFQDVEDNLASQRILAQEIDVQRQAVDSAEHALAIVTNQYKAGTVGYLNVLTAQTTAFTAHQKLATIAGQRMVSSVGLVKALGGGWDVSQIARETGSVAAPAPASGAAAAPIAQK
- a CDS encoding multidrug ABC transporter ATPase; protein product: MFAMLFLKNTAGALRRTLTDTAHHVFSGPHRGWKLALYVAMLVLPGGSLAALGFAWFDHRRQRNAKGARHGERKAAAATEPSSWRAAAIEPARCH
- a CDS encoding type II secretion system protein N — protein: MRPWSRRLWAALPWLAAGGVATAVTLVALAPAAWVAPQFARATGGHVNLVDPDGSLWHGSGTLMLAPGADRSAATLLPGRVEWTTRFWPLLTGRVRMRMRQTEAMPEAVTLDATWRGAVLSAGAMAVPASLLAGLGTPFNTLDLQGDVRLGWSDWRLIGSNTFGQLTVTIDDMSSRVSRVKPLGSYRAVLQAKGSGADLELATTKGPLFLDGHGAFGAGSGSFRGTAHAAPEQLANLAGLLNLLGHPVGDGSVSLIYGDAAR